Proteins encoded by one window of Cuniculiplasma divulgatum:
- a CDS encoding IS3 family transposase codes for MMVIDDLKDQISLREISRISGISLSGYYYKPVKRYIQRLDPAIKEKVRYIASERTTYGYRRVWAVLRNSGTEVNQKTVRKVLKDNNLNLPAFKHRGRTKARNLFRPHGPDQLWQTDITYIPTESGMTYLMCIKDCFTKEWQGYRYSRSCMARDAIRSVENAVLLAFNGSVPEGLVLRTDSGPQYISKEFRSAMKLLGIKLEYIQKHTPEDNGDIESFHNSIKTDYIWPNEFRNFNDASIEIEKAFTDYNECRLHSSIDYLPLREFRRKFLNDSAFRERFEKKEVEVKLDEN; via the coding sequence ATGATGGTTATTGATGATCTGAAGGATCAGATATCTCTCAGGGAGATATCAAGAATATCCGGAATCTCACTGTCCGGATATTATTACAAGCCTGTGAAGAGATACATTCAGAGGCTTGATCCAGCCATCAAAGAGAAGGTCAGGTATATTGCATCAGAAAGGACAACATACGGATACAGGAGAGTGTGGGCAGTTCTTCGTAATTCTGGTACAGAAGTGAACCAGAAGACCGTCAGGAAGGTTCTTAAGGATAACAACCTGAACCTCCCTGCATTTAAGCACAGGGGTAGAACAAAGGCCAGGAATCTCTTCCGTCCTCATGGTCCGGATCAGCTCTGGCAAACTGACATCACTTACATTCCCACTGAATCGGGAATGACCTATCTGATGTGCATCAAGGACTGTTTCACCAAGGAATGGCAGGGATACCGTTATTCCAGGTCATGTATGGCAAGGGATGCCATACGTTCTGTGGAGAATGCTGTTCTACTGGCATTCAATGGATCAGTACCAGAAGGCCTGGTGCTCAGAACAGACAGTGGTCCCCAGTATATCTCGAAGGAGTTCAGGAGTGCCATGAAATTACTGGGGATAAAGCTGGAATATATACAGAAACACACTCCTGAGGACAATGGAGACATTGAGTCGTTCCACAATTCAATCAAGACAGATTACATATGGCCAAACGAGTTTAGGAACTTTAATGATGCTTCCATAGAGATAGAAAAGGCATTCACAGATTACAATGAATGCAGGCTGCATTCATCCATTGATTATCTCCCCCTAAGGGAGTTCAGGAGGAAGTTCCTGAATGATTCAGCATTCAGGGAAAGATTCGAGAAGAAAGAAGTTGAGGTGAAACTAGATGAAAATTGA
- a CDS encoding DNA-directed DNA polymerase II small subunit → MVSGIFTDRNKILEFFNSRGLIVDPAALQIIMEKSLGTMITHLIDNETMKSGIVGRQNVLNLIGGNQVKNPAVMREIDVNDIKANSSVEDFRKMFVNRYETLKSIIVNAGKFREVDSISSVREKDSREVKIVGMISNVTETRNGHKKFRIEDTESYIDVIILKKNPMAKELLLNDEVVGVIGSRPRASNDRENSEPVIFANELIRPDIPERMIDDTGLPPEYVCSISDIHVGSKTFIKNGFSSFLKWINSSSDESANLKHLILSGDVVDGIGVYPNQENDLEIVNPKEQYEYLAEFVNQVPSDINVYIMPGNHDTVRLAEPQPELSPAIRQMFTEKVTFLPNPYNLRIKKKLITLYHGMSLNDLIELIPGGNMNSVGKAIELMLKRRYMGPVYGGRTPIIPNQFDPHIFRDVPDIFITGHIHGHYLGNYNGVRYVNSSTWQSQTEYQKMMNYSPDPCIATLFDLNSKTVIKKNFLPKAFSE, encoded by the coding sequence ATGGTGTCAGGAATCTTCACAGACAGGAACAAAATACTTGAATTCTTTAATTCCAGAGGTCTCATTGTGGATCCTGCCGCCTTGCAGATTATAATGGAAAAATCTCTGGGTACAATGATTACACACCTTATTGACAATGAAACAATGAAATCAGGCATAGTTGGAAGGCAAAATGTTCTAAATCTTATAGGTGGAAATCAGGTCAAAAACCCTGCCGTTATGAGAGAAATAGATGTAAATGATATCAAGGCAAACAGTTCCGTGGAAGATTTCAGAAAGATGTTTGTTAACAGGTATGAAACATTAAAAAGTATTATTGTCAATGCCGGAAAGTTCAGGGAGGTAGACTCCATTTCTTCCGTAAGGGAAAAGGATTCAAGAGAAGTTAAGATTGTAGGAATGATCAGTAATGTTACAGAAACAAGAAATGGTCATAAGAAATTCAGGATAGAAGATACAGAATCATACATAGATGTGATAATTCTGAAGAAAAACCCCATGGCAAAGGAGTTGCTTCTCAATGATGAGGTCGTAGGTGTAATAGGAAGCAGACCCAGGGCTAGCAATGACAGGGAGAATTCTGAGCCTGTGATATTTGCTAATGAGTTAATAAGACCGGATATTCCAGAAAGAATGATTGATGACACGGGCTTACCACCAGAATATGTATGTTCCATATCTGATATTCATGTGGGAAGCAAGACTTTTATCAAGAACGGTTTCTCAAGTTTTCTTAAATGGATCAACTCTTCAAGTGATGAATCTGCTAATCTGAAGCATCTCATACTGAGTGGGGATGTTGTTGATGGTATAGGTGTTTATCCAAACCAGGAAAATGATCTTGAAATTGTAAATCCAAAGGAGCAGTACGAATATCTGGCCGAATTTGTGAATCAGGTGCCATCAGACATTAACGTTTACATTATGCCTGGAAATCATGATACCGTAAGACTGGCGGAACCACAGCCTGAGCTAAGTCCTGCCATCAGGCAAATGTTCACTGAAAAGGTCACTTTCCTTCCAAATCCATATAACCTTAGAATAAAGAAGAAGCTCATAACACTTTATCACGGGATGTCCCTGAATGATCTAATAGAATTGATTCCAGGAGGTAACATGAACAGTGTTGGAAAGGCCATAGAACTGATGCTTAAGAGGAGGTATATGGGACCTGTATACGGTGGAAGGACACCCATAATTCCAAATCAGTTTGATCCACATATATTCAGGGATGTTCCAGATATATTCATAACAGGGCACATACATGGGCATTATCTTGGAAATTACAATGGCGTTAGATATGTGAATTCCTCAACATGGCAGTCTCAGACTGAATACCAGAAAATGATGAACTATTCTCCTGATCCATGCATAGCAACATTGTTTGATCTTAATTCAAAAACAGTGATTAAGAAAAATTTTCTCCCTAAAGCGTTCTCAGAATAA
- a CDS encoding DMT family transporter, with amino-acid sequence MSRKNDIVLFVIMVSFWALNYPLVKFALNYVDSFTLLFYRILISLVGVLIIFNRKLRFNIRRNEIIPLFILSMLNVFIFMELWFIAETTISSSLSAILIYTYPVISTLLSIIFLKESYNRYVILGIILGFSGVIVIFFHGLISGLGIGVLIAFLGSVSWASGTIYYKKYLGGTERETTNFYQFAFAIVPALMVAGVFQPNITLFEPNLTFLIIVIIIGFPGTAIAYYAFLHLNREYRVSTISSFLFLVPALSVIFSIFLLNEIPSVYEIAGLLLVSIGIIFSAKGIKK; translated from the coding sequence ATGAGCAGGAAAAATGATATTGTTCTATTTGTGATTATGGTTTCATTCTGGGCTTTGAATTATCCTCTGGTGAAATTTGCACTTAACTATGTTGATTCCTTTACACTTCTGTTTTACAGAATTCTCATTTCTCTGGTTGGAGTTTTAATCATATTTAACAGAAAGTTGAGATTCAACATAAGGAGGAATGAGATTATTCCCCTATTCATCCTTTCAATGCTGAATGTTTTCATCTTCATGGAGCTGTGGTTCATAGCTGAAACTACCATCTCCTCTTCACTCTCTGCAATTCTGATTTACACCTATCCGGTAATTTCAACTCTTCTTTCTATTATATTTCTGAAGGAATCGTATAACAGGTACGTTATTCTTGGAATTATCCTTGGATTTTCCGGTGTTATTGTAATATTTTTCCATGGATTGATCTCAGGTCTGGGAATTGGTGTGTTAATTGCCTTTCTGGGTTCTGTCAGCTGGGCTTCAGGAACCATATATTACAAAAAATATCTCGGTGGGACGGAGCGGGAGACAACAAATTTCTATCAGTTTGCCTTCGCCATAGTTCCTGCTCTGATGGTGGCGGGAGTGTTCCAGCCTAACATTACACTGTTTGAACCAAATCTTACTTTCCTGATCATTGTTATTATTATAGGATTCCCAGGCACGGCCATAGCCTATTATGCCTTCCTGCATCTTAATAGAGAATACAGGGTTTCTACTATCTCATCCTTCCTCTTCCTTGTTCCTGCACTCTCTGTAATTTTTAGCATTTTCTTACTGAATGAAATTCCATCGGTTTATGAGATAGCAGGTCTGTTACTTGTAAGTATAGGCATTATCTTTTCGGCAAAAGGAATTAAAAAGTAA
- a CDS encoding transposase, which yields MPVKIMIKVLFLQRMLNMVEQQAETQIRDRISFMNFLDYPYQYPDARTI from the coding sequence ATACCTGTAAAGATCATGATAAAAGTACTGTTCTTGCAGAGAATGCTCAACATGGTTGAACAACAGGCAGAGACACAAATAAGGGATAGAATATCATTCATGAACTTTCTTGACTATCCATATCAGTATCCTGATGCTAGGACCATATGA
- a CDS encoding cytochrome ubiquinol oxidase subunit I gives MLSANFDRFLFAYTIGSHIIIVSASIALSLILAILEFMITRKNVPEYKTMLFKLKRMFIVSFGVGTASGIVLAVELVNLFPGFMTFVSSTGAISLFYAEVSAFFLETIALVIYVYYQDVFKWKYANFGLSILVALGVIMSAVFITMVNAWMNTPNGFNKSVYLSTGKITDVNPFAPFDTVSTFNELAHVLTTTIFVGFVILGAFFAYQYIRSKDSETRFITKLGIRISGWMSAVFILLAGITGGNEVISLLKYQPVKYAAIELDPNPGSGFGEHLLGSIVNGRIVGSITIPGLQAFLANFEAGITKLPGLSSYPQSDWPPLFVHTSFDVMVGGGLVLGLFFFIFFIYEIFRKDMFRNRIIMYLEIAVGFFALIVYDMGWVTDEVGRQPWIIYDVMTVNQAANYSNALIVPGYLIIAFYLFLIPFTFYFFARVFKGKSATHKSTESKRIPNKQGGE, from the coding sequence ATGCTGTCAGCTAATTTTGATAGATTTTTATTTGCCTACACCATAGGTTCACACATTATCATAGTGAGTGCAAGCATTGCATTAAGCCTAATTCTTGCCATTCTGGAATTCATGATCACAAGGAAAAATGTACCTGAGTACAAAACCATGCTTTTCAAGCTCAAAAGAATGTTTATAGTTTCATTTGGGGTGGGAACCGCCAGTGGAATAGTACTTGCAGTGGAACTGGTGAATCTGTTTCCAGGTTTTATGACCTTTGTGTCGAGCACTGGAGCCATATCACTCTTCTATGCTGAGGTTTCTGCCTTCTTCCTGGAAACCATTGCCCTTGTGATTTACGTTTATTATCAGGACGTTTTCAAATGGAAGTATGCAAATTTTGGGTTATCCATACTGGTGGCACTGGGTGTAATAATGTCTGCCGTATTTATAACAATGGTAAACGCATGGATGAACACACCCAACGGCTTCAACAAATCTGTATATCTTAGCACTGGAAAAATCACCGATGTGAATCCTTTCGCCCCCTTTGATACTGTTTCCACATTTAACGAACTTGCACATGTTCTTACAACAACAATCTTTGTTGGATTTGTTATATTAGGAGCATTCTTTGCATACCAGTATATCAGATCGAAGGACAGTGAAACAAGATTCATAACAAAACTCGGAATAAGAATTTCAGGCTGGATGTCAGCTGTTTTCATACTTCTTGCCGGTATAACAGGAGGAAATGAGGTAATCAGTCTCCTCAAATATCAGCCAGTGAAGTACGCTGCCATTGAGCTTGATCCAAACCCCGGAAGTGGATTTGGTGAACATCTTCTTGGATCAATAGTTAATGGTAGAATCGTGGGCTCAATAACCATCCCTGGATTGCAGGCGTTCCTTGCAAACTTTGAGGCTGGAATAACAAAATTGCCTGGTCTCTCCTCCTATCCTCAATCTGACTGGCCTCCACTGTTTGTTCACACATCTTTTGATGTAATGGTTGGCGGAGGTCTTGTGCTTGGTTTATTCTTTTTCATATTCTTCATTTACGAAATATTCAGGAAGGACATGTTCAGAAACAGGATCATTATGTATTTGGAAATTGCAGTGGGCTTCTTTGCCCTCATCGTATATGACATGGGCTGGGTTACGGACGAGGTTGGAAGACAGCCATGGATCATCTATGATGTGATGACTGTGAATCAGGCTGCCAATTACTCTAATGCACTCATAGTTCCAGGTTATCTCATAATAGCTTTCTATCTCTTCCTTATACCATTCACATTCTATTTCTTCGCAAGGGTTTTCAAGGGTAAATCTGCAACTCATAAATCTACTGAAAGTAAGAGGATTCCAAACAAACAGGGAGGTGAGTGA
- a CDS encoding site-specific integrase, whose product MVTGRGKKYIDLLKEKQVERWFRDCARGSQLTADVILRRLGSFCNEVSKTPMDLLELSDESLTNLLTDFIGTEEDRGLSPNYINSSVKAVKSWLSFNGRKLIRKLKIKNAGVNTRYGNESIPSQQSLKKIFSVGDARSKTACALIAFSGLRLEALGDYMGKGGLEIRDLPEMHVDVDSKTVSFENEVTMVKVRPELSKTRKPYITFIGPEGTGYLSAYLQKRMIEGEVLMAESPIIVPSKLALRKKHITTINIGDLIRQSIRSAGFENRPYILRSYFDTQLMLAESKGFIMHDYRVFMMGHSGSMEHRYTLDKMLTSDTIEDMRSSYVKCLKFLETEDHGIKEEDVAKITTNTMKETAIMILETAYGTNLSDKEKEDLMALDLDDLQERLKEIFRDKKAEILNNGNRHKTIPERELEIYLNKGWELVQIYPKGDKAVVKLPS is encoded by the coding sequence ATGGTGACTGGAAGGGGGAAAAAATATATTGATCTCTTGAAGGAAAAACAAGTCGAAAGATGGTTTAGAGACTGCGCAAGAGGGTCGCAGCTAACTGCTGATGTAATTTTGAGAAGACTCGGTTCCTTCTGCAACGAGGTCAGTAAAACTCCCATGGATCTTCTGGAACTATCAGATGAATCCTTAACCAATCTGCTGACGGACTTCATTGGCACCGAGGAGGATAGGGGACTTTCTCCCAATTATATAAATTCAAGCGTTAAGGCCGTTAAATCGTGGCTTTCATTCAATGGCAGAAAACTAATAAGAAAACTAAAAATCAAAAACGCGGGAGTTAATACCAGGTATGGAAATGAGAGTATCCCTTCTCAGCAATCATTAAAGAAAATATTTTCAGTTGGCGATGCAAGATCAAAAACTGCATGCGCGCTAATTGCATTCTCTGGCCTAAGGCTGGAGGCATTAGGCGACTACATGGGAAAGGGAGGACTGGAAATTAGAGATCTTCCCGAGATGCACGTTGACGTTGATTCTAAGACAGTTTCCTTCGAAAATGAAGTAACAATGGTCAAGGTAAGACCTGAACTTAGCAAAACCCGCAAGCCGTACATTACATTCATCGGCCCCGAAGGAACTGGCTATTTGTCTGCCTATTTACAGAAAAGAATGATTGAAGGCGAGGTTCTCATGGCAGAATCGCCTATAATTGTACCCTCAAAATTAGCTCTTAGAAAAAAGCACATAACCACTATAAATATAGGTGATCTGATAAGACAGAGTATAAGATCGGCCGGATTCGAAAATAGGCCATATATACTTAGAAGCTATTTTGACACCCAACTGATGCTCGCGGAATCAAAAGGATTTATCATGCACGACTACAGAGTTTTTATGATGGGGCATTCCGGATCCATGGAACATAGATATACTCTTGACAAAATGCTTACTTCCGACACAATAGAGGATATGAGGTCAAGTTACGTCAAATGCCTTAAGTTCCTTGAGACTGAGGACCACGGAATCAAAGAAGAGGATGTAGCTAAGATAACTACCAATACAATGAAGGAGACTGCAATAATGATTCTGGAAACTGCTTACGGAACGAACCTTTCTGACAAGGAGAAAGAAGACCTTATGGCACTCGATTTAGATGACCTCCAGGAGAGATTGAAAGAGATATTCAGGGATAAGAAGGCGGAGATCCTCAACAATGGGAACCGGCATAAGACCATACCTGAAAGAGAACTCGAAATCTATCTCAACAAGGGATGGGAACTCGTGCAGATATATCCCAAGGGAGATAAGGCAGTCGTCAAGTTGCCTTCCTGA
- a CDS encoding transposase has protein sequence MKSKYSAEEKFQIVMESFTDNVTQAEICRRHGIYPVQLSKWREQFILGGKTALAQRRNSDSRDDEIENLKKIIGDQSLVIDTFKKRSRE, from the coding sequence ATGAAATCAAAATATTCGGCTGAAGAGAAGTTCCAGATAGTTATGGAATCCTTTACGGACAATGTGACACAGGCTGAAATATGCCGGAGGCATGGCATATATCCTGTTCAGTTAAGCAAGTGGAGGGAACAGTTCATACTTGGAGGTAAGACAGCACTGGCTCAGAGAAGGAATTCTGATTCAAGGGACGATGAGATAGAGAATCTGAAGAAGATCATAGGAGATCAGTCACTGGTCATAGACACTTTTAAAAAACGATCAAGAGAATAA
- a CDS encoding bifunctional DNA primase/polymerase, with amino-acid sequence MKKEEIGDSHEYNCHSLLNFTKSVKKPTQQALAVEYAKMGFPVFPCYSNKAPIVDHFLGFMRGLKDATTDPKVIAKTWHKYPNAGIGFALPKTLIVLDCDVEKNSQKNPVLYNGEPNIIGLKSFQKLVLDCNISGYYLNTLSLKTQSGGRHFYYRMPDCISSFSHTRAMEGLDIKGYGGYVILPNSQGQYGRYEFLNLTEIKPIPEGLLKWVLRVGGKKEAINRVFHETQEIEDPRVEEFVNEILPAWNSAIRAHLGNDFRMAIAGTLYHYGWPKTMAKRAMRMLIDHSEIPGLSDKNAVEYTYKNGAAGKPIRGFSTLEKLINKLEGEEHDSKN; translated from the coding sequence ATGAAAAAAGAAGAGATTGGTGATTCGCATGAGTACAATTGTCACAGCCTATTAAACTTTACGAAGTCGGTTAAAAAGCCCACTCAACAGGCCTTAGCCGTTGAATATGCAAAGATGGGATTCCCGGTTTTTCCATGTTATTCGAACAAGGCCCCAATAGTGGATCATTTTTTAGGTTTTATGCGTGGCCTAAAAGATGCCACGACTGACCCTAAGGTAATAGCAAAAACATGGCACAAATACCCGAATGCCGGGATCGGCTTTGCTCTCCCGAAAACCCTCATAGTTTTAGATTGCGACGTCGAAAAAAATTCGCAAAAAAATCCAGTACTGTATAATGGAGAACCTAACATTATCGGGCTGAAATCATTCCAGAAGCTTGTTTTGGATTGTAACATTTCTGGATATTATCTTAATACACTTTCGTTGAAGACCCAGTCAGGAGGGCGGCATTTCTATTATAGGATGCCAGATTGTATTAGTTCGTTCAGTCACACAAGAGCCATGGAAGGGCTCGACATCAAGGGTTATGGAGGCTATGTTATCCTTCCAAATTCCCAGGGTCAATACGGTAGGTATGAATTTCTAAACCTGACTGAGATAAAGCCCATACCTGAGGGTTTGCTGAAATGGGTGCTCCGAGTTGGAGGAAAAAAAGAGGCAATTAACAGGGTTTTTCATGAGACTCAGGAAATTGAGGATCCCAGAGTCGAAGAATTTGTTAATGAAATTCTGCCCGCATGGAATAGCGCCATAAGAGCGCACCTTGGAAACGACTTTCGAATGGCAATAGCGGGGACTCTATACCATTACGGATGGCCTAAAACCATGGCTAAACGTGCTATGCGAATGCTAATCGACCACTCTGAGATACCAGGACTTTCAGACAAAAACGCAGTCGAATACACTTATAAAAACGGTGCAGCGGGTAAGCCAATCCGAGGATTTAGCACACTGGAGAAATTAATAAACAAATTGGAAGGTGAAGAACATGACAGCAAAAACTGA
- a CDS encoding plasmid mobilization protein gives MAFSGGLLEILIRIYSKDIILSFLKCNKPYNVLSINIIVLNSTKYNKISVYIRKEEKAIIEEKALLEGVSISRYLVLAALHNDLNFEKSK, from the coding sequence ATGGCGTTTTCTGGAGGGTTATTAGAAATCCTCATTAGAATTTACAGTAAAGATATTATATTATCTTTTCTCAAGTGTAACAAACCTTATAATGTATTAAGTATTAATATTATTGTGTTAAATTCTACAAAATATAACAAGATAAGTGTGTATATTAGAAAAGAAGAAAAAGCCATAATAGAGGAGAAAGCCCTGTTGGAAGGAGTGTCTATATCTAGATACCTTGTACTTGCTGCTTTACATAATGACCTCAATTTTGAGAAGTCTAAATAA
- a CDS encoding PEGA domain-containing protein has product MYALTFNESGLPQGSTWYVNLSNGMKSGAVSGSYYSFTITNGSYSYSISTTDKIYEPNPSSGLLKVNGASVSEPITFSKVLYTVTFKESGLPSGISWYVKGAGSGNAPAGSPITFLLTNGTYRFIIANTTAYYTTTEQFSITMNGRNITETVTYLHYSYITGKISPSDGKVTVNGHKVTLSPTGSLNLSVAAGSYNVIISAKGYRTYYDNITVTNGKSVNITYDLKKISKPGLSPIESIAIASGIIGSAAVIGVVVYVFKFRK; this is encoded by the coding sequence ATGTACGCATTAACATTTAATGAATCAGGATTACCCCAAGGATCAACATGGTATGTAAATCTATCAAATGGTATGAAGTCTGGAGCAGTATCAGGATCATACTACTCCTTTACGATAACCAATGGATCATACTCATATTCCATATCAACAACAGACAAGATCTACGAACCAAATCCATCTTCAGGTTTATTAAAAGTGAATGGTGCATCTGTATCAGAACCAATAACATTTTCAAAGGTATTATACACAGTAACATTCAAAGAATCAGGATTACCATCCGGAATATCATGGTATGTAAAAGGTGCTGGATCAGGCAATGCTCCAGCAGGTTCTCCCATAACATTCTTATTGACCAATGGAACATACAGATTCATAATCGCAAACACAACTGCATATTATACAACAACAGAACAGTTCTCAATAACCATGAATGGAAGGAACATCACAGAGACAGTCACATATCTCCACTATTCATACATAACAGGAAAGATATCACCATCAGACGGAAAAGTTACAGTAAATGGTCATAAGGTAACGCTGTCTCCCACAGGATCATTGAACCTGTCAGTGGCAGCAGGTTCCTACAACGTGATCATCTCTGCAAAGGGATACAGAACATATTATGACAATATCACGGTTACCAATGGAAAAAGCGTAAACATAACATATGATCTTAAGAAGATCTCAAAACCAGGACTATCACCCATAGAATCAATAGCAATAGCGTCTGGAATCATAGGATCTGCTGCAGTGATTGGCGTAGTTGTATATGTATTCAAATTCAGGAAGTAA
- a CDS encoding Kiwa anti-phage protein KwaB-like domain-containing protein, protein MKIYESSFTEKKLEEMYNLIKETDGSKVQLYAISVEKNKEKEKIWTVNTLSITKSLGDEMIESAKGYLIQKSQLRIKDFDLKSDLSPEYLIGKLADDQVPVLNKIISEMKRSDNSPISYGELSKSTHLIGFAIEIGEKITIFNKVTKARLLNPKKYLYLVESRTGELTHLKENNLLSIPNSIDAILYEDPLYILNVNHFLSLFDYGEAFTKFIDNAKTSLANIVDDVQYVIDETSPHIMEFKRLASACAGYVDRIVRENTNLEPIAKSYNLEISFSNGKISVKNSKLKDILSLLNGQAVRDELFKEKYLAREKEKV, encoded by the coding sequence ATGAAAATTTATGAATCGAGTTTCACAGAGAAAAAGCTAGAAGAAATGTATAACTTGATAAAAGAGACTGATGGATCAAAAGTACAGCTTTATGCGATTTCAGTAGAGAAAAATAAAGAAAAAGAGAAGATTTGGACCGTTAATACACTTTCAATAACAAAATCTCTCGGGGATGAAATGATTGAATCTGCAAAGGGGTATCTTATCCAAAAAAGCCAACTCAGGATAAAGGATTTCGATTTGAAGAGCGATTTGTCGCCTGAATATTTGATTGGAAAGTTAGCTGACGATCAAGTTCCTGTCTTAAATAAAATAATTAGTGAAATGAAGAGAAGTGATAATTCTCCAATTTCATATGGAGAGTTGTCAAAATCAACTCATCTTATCGGTTTTGCGATAGAAATAGGTGAAAAAATAACTATTTTCAATAAAGTAACAAAAGCCAGATTGTTAAATCCTAAAAAATACTTATATCTTGTAGAATCCCGTACAGGGGAGCTCACACATCTCAAAGAAAACAATTTATTATCTATACCGAATAGCATTGACGCAATTCTATATGAGGATCCTCTGTACATTTTGAACGTCAATCATTTTCTTTCTCTGTTTGATTATGGGGAGGCTTTTACAAAATTTATAGATAATGCAAAAACCAGTTTGGCCAACATAGTGGATGATGTTCAGTATGTGATTGATGAGACCTCCCCACATATAATGGAGTTCAAGCGCCTGGCTTCTGCTTGTGCTGGTTATGTAGATAGAATAGTAAGAGAAAATACTAACCTTGAGCCTATTGCAAAATCATATAACCTTGAAATATCATTTTCCAATGGAAAGATCTCAGTAAAGAATTCAAAGCTTAAGGATATCCTCTCATTATTAAACGGACAGGCTGTGAGAGACGAACTATTCAAAGAAAAATACCTTGCTCGTGAAAAGGAGAAGGTTTGA